The genomic region AATGTTCATCTGATGTTTTCATTTTTTTACTATCTGGCTTTTCCAAATAATCATCAACATTATTAGTGAGTTTCGATAATGATGTTGGTGGCTCATTAAGCCTGGAGGTCATAGTACCAGATGAAAGATCGTATTCATGGTTTCTACTGTACATGTCTTTGAATGTTTGAATAGAGAAAAGAGGAGTCCCAAACTTTGCGGCGACAATTTTTAATCTCTGAAGTACAGTGATCGCTGATAAGATTGAAATTATCCACAAGGCTACAGATATGTTTTCCTGGAATGGTATAAACCCGAGAATAACGATAATGAGTATTCTTTCAGCCCTCTCTGCTATGCCTTTCCCTTTAAGATCTACACCTAACCCTTCGCCTCGAGCTCTCGTATAACTAACTAACATTGAAAGTGAAAGTGCAACTAGAACGAGGATTGGGTTTGTAAAATTGCCTATAAGGATGCCTACAAATATTATAATTTCTGACACCTTGTCCACAACTGAATCAAGATATCCGCCCAATGACGAGGTTCGCTTTGTTACGCGGGCCACTGCTCCGTCTACGATATCAAAGAACCCTGCCAAAATAAGGAATAAACTACCTAAGAATGTAGCAGTATACCAGTCCACTCCAATCGCAGGTGAATGTAGAGAAAACATAATAGCTGATATTATTGTAAGAACT from Candidatus Nitrosocosmicus arcticus harbors:
- a CDS encoding CDP-alcohol phosphatidyltransferase family protein, which translates into the protein MLNNLRNRFDPILEKVGRGFASLGFGPSFWTWIGLVLTIISAIMFSLHSPAIGVDWYTATFLGSLFLILAGFFDIVDGAVARVTKRTSSLGGYLDSVVDKVSEIIIFVGILIGNFTNPILVLVALSLSMLVSYTRARGEGLGVDLKGKGIAERAERILIIVILGFIPFQENISVALWIISILSAITVLQRLKIVAAKFGTPLFSIQTFKDMYSRNHEYDLSSGTMTSRLNEPPTSLSKLTNNVDDYLEKPDSKKMKTSDEHSKSTSTTTSPPPPSAASKTVTKAEFLDKTDPNETGRNVAQIVFEQEGEDEIYKKFTKGNAASNTSSNTDTNNNNTESNTSSNTDTNNNNTESNTSSNTDTNNNNTTKPSPRTNQNPENNQ